The region ATTCCTAAATTTCTGAATATGTGTGAATATAGATCAAACCTATGTTGTTGTGACATCCACATCTTCATTCTTTAGTTTAACTGTTTATCCAAATAGGCATTAATTTGCTTAGTTAGTATGTTTGAACTTGTTAATAGCTAGTTAGTTAATTCTTTAATAAGCTTTATATGTCGATGTTTTTGAACGGGTGAGATCTTTGGGTCATGGTTTTGAATAGCTTGAGCTTAGGTGAAAGTGTGATTGATCCGGTCAAATAGCCGAAGTGTAAACAATGCAGTTCACAATTCTACTGGTTGAATGGCTCGCGGTTTAGTCTTTGAAACATTGCGAGCTTCTTGTATGCATCTTTTCATAGCTTTTGTGTGCTTATAAATTTAAAATTCTTCACTTATGATGAGTTTCAAATGGCTAGATGTATGACTTTATCAAATAGGTCATGCCAGGTTTGTAGTATGTAATGTATGGTTGGTTTTTATTTTTTGATTGATGGCTCTTGATGACTTACATTTGATTGCCTGTTCTGTGTTTACCTAGGACTGAGGTGCACGTGTAATGATTATTGTGGCCAGTTATGAAATAGGAAATTCTTGGTTAAAAACTCAATATTTGGAATAGTTAATCTTCTATTTCCATAAAAATAACCTATCTGTACTAACTTCAAACAGAATGTGTGTGGATGCTGTGTGTTTTGTTCAACACATGCAACTGGTTGTTTGTGGTTGTGCTGTGCCCCAGCAGTGTTTTTGTTATTCTTCTGAGCAGTAGCTATTTTGCTGTTGCCACTACCCTTGGCTGTTCTGTGGTTTTTGACGGTTCTGTTATTGAATTTCTGTTCAGTTCTGCTTAATCTTTTCAATATTGATGCATTATGTAATTTTGCTTTTTTCATGCATGCTATTTTGATAGGATTTTTCAATCTGTATCCTGATGTCATAATACTCTATCATTTGAGACTTACATAATCAAGACTGACAACACATACTACTCTTAGCAGGGCCAATGGAGAGGTGTTGACCCTGTCGTCTTTTTTAAAGATGACACAATTATTAATAGTATAAGGGACTTTTATGGGATTGATGAGGGTTTTCCAttcaatggccaccttattaCACGAAACAGTGATACCAGTCACGTGAAAAGAATTTACTATGTCTCCAAGTTTGTCAAGGATATTCTTGAGTTGAACTTTTCAGCTGGGCAGCAACTGAAAATAACCTCAGTTGGCATGAAGATGTTTGTAAGTATACTTTATTCTCAATTTAGAGATATCGCTGGTCTTGTTAGAATTTTTATATTACATGATTGTCTTATTTTATTTGTCATCCATTTTTCGGGTTTAAATAAATACTACCTCCGTTCTTCTATATAAGAGACAACTCGttttttagattcattgaataTCAAATGTATTTGGTCGGTTATAAAGGGCCAGAGGTCGTAATAATTTGTGGGTAATCTCACCATTAGAAGGCCTAAATACATTGGTTGGTAGATATGGTGTTGGCGCTGGGTTTGGGAGGCATTCTGTCAGAGTTTGAGTTTAAATAATGAAAGGGAAATgtataaattttttaaaaacatTCAAGTCAATGTTAATTATACCTTGTATCTTCTATTAGAGTTAGAAACTAGTATTTCATATCATAGATCATTTAATGAATTTCAGCACTTGTTTTTTTGGCTCAAATTGTTTATAGTTTTATTGGATATGAATTATATAGTCAAGCTTTCATATCTCATTTTGACATATATTCTGTAAGGATTATATGGTGATATAATAGTTTATGTATTTAAAACTGCTTTACCAACCTGATTTTTCTATGCGTCATTCTAGCATAGTACAAATAGCATGCACGCCACAAGGAATTGTCACAATCTACACTGTTGAATAAATTTATTAGTATTTGAATGACATGGCCTTGTAGTTTGTAAACTTGTCCTTGTAATGGAAGTGGTTTTCTGGTCAAGGAGTCAGTCTTTGACCGATTGAGATATAAGTCTCAGTTTGTTTTTACTAGTACTTGTGAATAACTGTTCTTGCCTTATCTTATAGGAAAGACAAACAGCACGAGAAGGTACCGATGCACCATGTGCTTTCAGGATATCATCTGAAGGATTGCCCCTTATTCTCCCATACATAACAAAGCAAATTATACAGGCTTCTCCCGTGGACTTCAAGCATCTTCTGCAAGACAAAGATGTAAAATTTACAGATTTTGCTGATGCCGAGTTTGGTAAAAAGGCAGAAAATCTTTTGCCAGGCTGTTGCGTGATAGTTCTGGGTAAAGGTATGTATAATCCCAGGTGATGCTCTAGAAAAGTTTAAACTATCCCGTTGACATCGATATATCTGATTACTGGCATTTTTCCTTTTCTGCAGAGAACACAGTTACTAAAGAGTCCCTCAAAGTTGATGAGTCAACAATAGCCATCGGATGCTGGAGGGGTAGGGCAAGGTTGTCAGTGATGGTTACTGCAATGGACTGCCAAGAATTGCTTGAAAGGCTTTTAATACGTCTAGACACAGAAAAGGGCTCTTCTGGGCATGTCGGAGGTGAAGCTTGTACAGAAGTTGAACAATAAAGACCATGATGTTAAAGCTACTGACAGTTAGAGGACTCCTCAACTGATATTTAATACTCTGTTGTAACAGATATTTATTcactcatgaaatgatgatttTTTCCTTCACTCATGAACTTTCAATTATAAGTTTTTGTTATTAGTTTCTTAGACCTTGGTTCATTTTTGTACTAGTACTCATAATCTAAAGCTTGAAAAGTTTGCCTAAATTGTTTGAGAAACACTCTACAGTTGAGAGGTTCAGCATGAAAGATGAGTCTAATTCTACCATGCATCCAGCTTATCAGTGCCATACAACTTTCAAATTTTGGCAAAAGAAAGCTACAAATTCAAGGCCAATGGAGAGGTGTTGACCCTGTCCAttggcatatataaaatgtgataattgtctgtcaaaatctggttgaaaacaggtagaaattctggtttataaacctggaaaaaatgtggtttaaaacaaaagcttcaaaaattttcgtataccttagacagcgcttttgtaaaaagcgctgtctaagggagggattagaaagcgctttaggcaaaagcgttgtctaagggggggggcttagacagcgctttttgaaaagcgctgtctaaggtatacctaaaaaaattaaaataggagggtcttataaagcgcttttggccaaagcgctgtctaaggggggggcttagacagcgcttttaagatttaaaaaagcgctgtctaaacctttagcagcggaggtttagacagcgctttaaagcgctgtctaaggctaaaaaaagcgctgtctaaggtcttgtttgttgtagtgtcTGTAGGCCCTTCAAAGTTTATCGATGAAAACACTCAGGTCTTGTGGCGATTGGCCTTGTTTTGGATTTCTTTCTTCATAACTAATCTGTATGGGTGTGCAATTTAGGGAAAGTCACTGGAAATGGAATTCATGTATGCTGAAACACAAGGGAttatagattatatttgagaATATCTTTCAAAAACGTACATCTATTTGAACGATAAGTAAATATGATAGACATTCTTTAAAGCATTCCTCACTCGACGCAAACAATGAGGAACAACTTTCCAAAGTGATTACTCCACTATAATCAAACATGGGaagataaaaaaattaataaaacaaGTTCTTATATGACAATTTACTATTTTTCTTTTCCCATGAACCAGAAGAGGTGACATATGTAATGCTACTTGAACTCATGAAGCTTACCAGCTCTAGCTTCATCAACTGGAGTGGGTTTTTAGCGCCTAAGCTCATCTGTCTGTCATATTGAATTTATCTCTCACAAACCAAATTGATATGGCACATGACAATATAACAAATATTTCCATTTAATAAATAAAAGATAATTTATATACTTTAACATACAATATCTTTCTAGAGTGAAAATCTAGTAGAGCAGAAGTACGAGATATTTAATCAGCGTTTCTCGATCTTCAGGGCTAAGATTAGGTCGATGTTATAAACCAAGAGATCATGCATGGTGAGAAGGGAAAATAGTTAGACAAATTCGTATATCCTATTTTAATTTGAAAAACTTCAAACCATTCAAATGTTTACAATTTCCAAAcaaagtaaaaaaaaataaaaaaattcagCAATTCTAATGTGTTTGTATAGAAGAACAGTTAATTTGTATATGGTGAGTTGTAAGAACAATTTCAACCTAATGAAGCAACGCaaattaaaaaatgatttttataatgTAAAAGTAATAAGAAGTCTAGAACTGCATTACTGATTGAAACACCTTTAAGAATTAAAATCATCAATTAAGGAATCAAAATGCAAGGAGATATCATTATAATGACAATGGGAGATCATTCTCAATAATGTTTCTCAATGTATGTAGATTTACATGGAAAAAAAATAATGAACCTTAGGTGAATCTATTAACTTTTTttaacaaaagaaaaacaaaatgTATCTGATGTGGTACAACGTGTAATATACACACCTATACTTTCGACGACGACATGATAAATTAATAAATGAATGTCAAGGAGAATTTGTGGCCCAATGGTCTTTGGGGTACGCTTAGGCGATGGTGTGCGGGGAACTAACCCCAACGTAATAAACCTATTCAATCTCGACAGCAAAATAGGTGAAGACGTCGTAAATAGCATAAACAAATAAGTTTTAGGTGAATGAAGAAATTGAACAAaccttgttgaagttcaaaaatgaATAAATTGAAGAACCTATTTGAAATTGAACTCTAAAAATCAAGAAATTGAAAGAACACCACTACAGTTGAAATTCATTTAAAGTCGAAATGAAGAAATTTAAGAAACCTCTTGAAACTGAATCTCATTGAAATCCAAATATGAAGAATATGAAGAATTTGAAGAATATAGCAAGTTGGAATTGAAATGAAGACTCCATTTTTCTAATATTTCTAGTTGTTTAAGAGAGAGATAAGGGATTTTGCGATTTTAAGGGAATTTTTTTGGGGATAAAGTGTATAGTGCATATTCTGTGAAAGTGAGAAGGCAGATTTAGCAAAGGTGAAATCTAGTGCAACGATGATTTACATGGATCTAATGGTTGTGAGTGTGAAAGGTGGATGATTATTTGGTAATAGTTATACCTATGTTACTCAGTCTTCTTGGAAAACCAATGACACTTATCTCCAACAGGCGTGACAATCGTCGGGGACAAGGATATAGGGCAGATTTTTGGGAACTGTCGCAACTCACGTGTAGtaatattctttttttttttcttataGTGTGTGTATACCAACGTTGATGAGGACTCTAATATTCATATGTCATATAAGTGGCAATAATCCCTCATCCAAGGTACATCATATAATTGTATCGCAGGTGACACAAATCCTTCTTTGAAGGTTCAACATACAGTTGCCTCATGTGTTAAAAAATCCTTCATTAAAGGTTCACCATATAGTTGTCTCATTTGTAGAAAGGATCCTTCATTAAAGGTCCAGCATACTATTTACCATATCATCGTATAGTTAAGAAGACATAGGTGTCTAGTTAAAAACCTTCACCCTTCCAA is a window of Lathyrus oleraceus cultivar Zhongwan6 chromosome 6, CAAS_Psat_ZW6_1.0, whole genome shotgun sequence DNA encoding:
- the LOC127096483 gene encoding uncharacterized protein LOC127096483; amino-acid sequence: MSMKMKMEEQENLNLIPPTATLEIDKDLTLLPRIKLNLTVHPSTPSSSITNQIDEWKTKRALLDFLQTSHSLPFPLPEEDLQFKRFNKDLKKRKCEDPVVYGTLHIWDLSFLSEKNENDVVKWRNGLRNVNRSSRREPDTVVVSGVPSRWFAETRVSSKPSMLVTHTIFSKFGKIRNWIRNIEQHASDNVNKILVGNKADMDESKRGQWRGVDPVVFFKDDTIINSIRDFYGIDEGFPFNGHLITRNSDTSHVKRIYYVSKFVKDILELNFSAGQQLKITSVGMKMFERQTAREGTDAPCAFRISSEGLPLILPYITKQIIQASPVDFKHLLQDKDVKFTDFADAEFGKKAENLLPGCCVIVLGKENTVTKESLKVDESTIAIGCWRGRARLSVMVTAMDCQELLERLLIRLDTEKGSSGHVGGEACTEVEQ